A window of the Streptomyces sp. JB150 genome harbors these coding sequences:
- the uvrA gene encoding excinuclease ABC subunit UvrA, producing MADRLIVRGAREHNLKNVSLDLPRDSLIVFTGLSGSGKSSLAFDTIFAEGQRRYVESLSSYARQFLGQMDKPDVDFIEGLSPAVSIDQKSTSRNPRSTVGTITEVYDYLRLLFARIGKPHCPECGRPISRQSPQAIVDKVLELPEGSRFQVLSPLVRERKGEFVDLFADLQTKGYSRARVDGETIQLSNPPTLKKQEKHTIEVVVDRLTVKDSAKRRLTDSVETALGLSGGMVVLDFVDLPEDDPERERMYSEHLYCPYDDLSFEELEPRSFSFNSPFGACPECTGIGTRMEVDPELIVPDPDKSLDEGAIHPWSHGHTKDYFSRLIGALADALGFRTDIPFAGLPQRAKKALLYGHRTQIEVRYRNRYGRERVYTTPFEGAVPFIKRRHSEAESDASRERFEGYMREVPCPTCEGTRLKPIVLAVTIMGKSIAEVSAMSISDCADFLGELKLNARDKKIAERVLKEVNERLRFLVDVGLDYLSLNRAAGTLSGGEAQRIRLATQIGSGLVGVLYVLDEPSIGLHQRDNHRLIETLVRLRDMGNTLIVVEHDEDTIKVADWVVDIGPGAGEHGGKVVHSGSLKELLANPESQTGQYLSGKKVIPVPDVRRPIDPSRQLTVHGARENNLQDIDVSFPLGVFTAVTGVSGSGKSTLVNDILYTHLARELNGARNVPGRHTRVDGDDLVDKVVHVDQSPIGRTPRSNPATYTGVFDHIRKLFAETTEAKVRGYMPGRFSFNVKGGRCENCAGDGTIKIEMNFLPDVYVPCEVCHGARYNRETLEVHYKGKSIAEVLNMPIEEAMHFFEAVPAINRHLKTLHDVGLGYVRLGQSATTLSGGEAQRVKLASELQKRSTGRTVYVLDEPTTGLHFEDISKLLKVLSGLVDKGNTVIVIEHNLDVIKTADWIVDMGPEGGAGGGLVVAEGTPEQVASVAASHTGKFLRDILGDRISDAEPVRASARGTAKKATARKTVAARSTTRKTVTAKSADGTATGKATGTAKKAAPAKKTARARKA from the coding sequence GTGGCCGACCGTCTCATCGTCCGTGGCGCGCGCGAGCACAACCTGAAGAACGTCTCGCTCGACCTGCCTCGGGACTCGCTCATCGTCTTCACGGGCCTGTCCGGGTCGGGCAAGTCCTCCCTGGCCTTCGACACGATCTTCGCCGAGGGCCAGCGGCGCTACGTGGAATCGCTGTCGTCGTACGCCCGCCAGTTCCTCGGCCAGATGGACAAGCCGGACGTCGACTTCATCGAGGGCCTGTCCCCGGCGGTCTCCATCGACCAGAAGTCGACCTCGCGCAACCCGCGCTCCACGGTCGGCACGATCACCGAGGTCTACGACTACCTGCGGCTGCTCTTCGCCCGCATCGGCAAGCCCCACTGTCCCGAGTGCGGCCGCCCGATCTCGCGGCAGTCGCCGCAGGCCATCGTCGACAAGGTGCTGGAGCTGCCGGAGGGCAGCCGCTTCCAGGTGCTCTCGCCGCTGGTGCGCGAGCGCAAGGGAGAGTTCGTCGACCTCTTCGCGGACCTCCAGACCAAGGGCTACTCCCGCGCGCGGGTGGACGGCGAGACGATCCAGCTCTCCAACCCGCCCACCCTGAAGAAGCAGGAGAAGCACACCATCGAGGTGGTCGTCGACCGCCTCACGGTGAAGGACTCCGCCAAGCGCCGCCTCACCGACTCCGTCGAGACCGCCCTCGGCCTGTCCGGCGGCATGGTCGTGCTCGACTTCGTCGACCTCCCCGAGGACGACCCCGAGCGCGAGCGGATGTACTCGGAGCACCTGTACTGCCCGTACGACGACCTGTCCTTCGAGGAGCTGGAGCCGCGCTCCTTCTCCTTCAACTCGCCCTTCGGCGCCTGCCCCGAGTGCACCGGCATCGGCACGCGCATGGAGGTCGACCCCGAGCTGATCGTCCCGGACCCGGACAAGTCCCTCGACGAGGGCGCCATCCACCCCTGGTCGCACGGGCACACCAAGGACTACTTCAGCCGCCTGATCGGCGCCCTCGCCGACGCGCTCGGCTTCCGCACCGACATCCCCTTCGCGGGCCTGCCGCAGCGCGCCAAGAAGGCCCTGCTGTACGGCCACCGCACGCAGATCGAGGTCCGCTACCGCAACCGGTACGGCCGCGAGCGGGTGTACACCACGCCGTTCGAGGGCGCCGTGCCCTTCATCAAGCGCCGCCACAGCGAGGCCGAGTCCGACGCCAGCCGTGAGCGCTTCGAGGGCTACATGCGCGAGGTGCCCTGCCCCACCTGTGAGGGCACGCGCCTGAAGCCGATCGTCCTCGCGGTGACGATCATGGGGAAGTCGATCGCCGAGGTCTCCGCGATGTCGATCAGCGACTGCGCGGACTTCCTGGGCGAGCTGAAGCTCAACGCGCGCGACAAGAAGATCGCCGAGCGGGTCCTGAAGGAGGTCAACGAGCGGCTGCGCTTCCTGGTCGACGTCGGCCTGGACTACCTCTCGCTCAACCGCGCGGCCGGCACCCTCTCCGGCGGCGAGGCCCAGCGCATCCGCCTGGCCACCCAGATCGGCTCCGGCCTCGTCGGCGTGCTCTACGTCCTCGACGAGCCGTCCATCGGCCTGCACCAGCGCGACAACCACCGGCTGATCGAGACCCTGGTCCGGCTGCGCGACATGGGCAACACGCTGATCGTCGTGGAGCACGACGAGGACACCATCAAGGTGGCCGACTGGGTCGTCGACATCGGCCCCGGCGCCGGTGAGCACGGCGGCAAGGTCGTGCACAGCGGCTCCCTCAAGGAGCTGCTCGCCAACCCCGAGTCGCAGACCGGTCAGTACCTCTCGGGCAAGAAGGTCATCCCGGTGCCGGACGTCCGGCGCCCGATCGACCCGTCCCGGCAGCTCACCGTGCACGGCGCGCGTGAGAACAACCTCCAGGACATCGACGTCTCGTTCCCGCTGGGCGTCTTCACCGCGGTCACCGGCGTCTCCGGCTCCGGCAAGTCGACCCTGGTCAACGACATCCTGTACACCCACCTGGCGCGCGAGCTGAACGGCGCGCGCAACGTCCCCGGGCGGCACACGCGCGTGGACGGCGACGACCTCGTCGACAAGGTGGTCCACGTCGACCAGTCGCCCATCGGCCGCACCCCGCGCTCGAACCCGGCGACGTACACCGGCGTCTTCGACCACATCCGCAAGCTGTTCGCCGAGACCACCGAGGCGAAGGTCCGCGGCTACATGCCCGGCCGTTTCTCCTTCAACGTCAAGGGCGGCCGCTGCGAGAACTGCGCGGGCGACGGCACCATCAAGATCGAGATGAACTTCCTCCCGGACGTCTACGTCCCGTGCGAGGTCTGCCACGGCGCCCGGTACAACCGGGAGACCCTGGAGGTCCACTACAAGGGCAAGTCCATCGCCGAGGTCCTGAACATGCCGATCGAAGAGGCGATGCACTTCTTCGAGGCCGTTCCGGCGATCAACCGCCACCTGAAGACGCTCCACGACGTCGGCCTGGGGTACGTCCGGCTCGGCCAGTCCGCGACCACCCTGTCCGGCGGTGAGGCGCAGCGCGTGAAGCTCGCCAGCGAGCTGCAGAAGCGCTCCACCGGCCGCACGGTCTACGTGCTGGACGAGCCGACCACCGGTCTGCACTTCGAGGACATCAGCAAGCTGCTGAAGGTGCTGTCCGGCCTGGTCGACAAGGGCAACACGGTCATCGTCATCGAGCACAACCTCGACGTGATCAAGACCGCCGACTGGATCGTCGACATGGGCCCCGAGGGCGGCGCGGGCGGCGGCCTGGTGGTCGCCGAGGGCACGCCCGAGCAGGTCGCCTCGGTCGCGGCCAGCCACACCGGCAAGTTCCTGCGGGACATCCTCGGCGACCGGATCAGCGACGCCGAGCCGGTGCGGGCCTCCGCGCGCGGCACGGCCAAGAAGGCCACCGCGCGGAAGACGGTCGCGGCCAGGTCCACGACGCGGAAGACGGTCACCGCCAAGAGCGCCGACGGCACGGCGACCGGCAAGGCGACGGGCACCGCGAAGAAGGCGGCGCCCGCGAAGAAGACGGCACGGGCCCGCAAGGCCTGA
- a CDS encoding maleylpyruvate isomerase family mycothiol-dependent enzyme produces MTDHARDLVSVREATDRLLSAAAKLDNADVTQPSRLPGWSRGHVLAHLARNADALVNVLEGRPMYVSTEARDADIERDAPRPLDAQLADVRASAERFQRTGAAPADWSRTVELRNGVTDSASRVPFRRWVEVELHHVDLGVGYELEDLPAEFTEREIDFLADRFTGHPDVPPTRLTDGTRAWSTGRAADAPEVTVRGTPADLLGWLAGRRDGSGLTVEGGPLPSLPPL; encoded by the coding sequence ATGACTGATCACGCGCGTGACCTGGTGTCTGTACGGGAGGCGACCGATCGGCTGCTCAGCGCAGCCGCCAAGCTGGACAACGCGGACGTGACGCAACCGTCACGGCTGCCCGGCTGGAGCCGGGGCCATGTCCTCGCCCACCTCGCCCGCAACGCGGACGCCCTCGTGAACGTACTGGAGGGGCGTCCCATGTACGTCTCCACCGAGGCCCGGGACGCCGACATCGAGCGGGACGCCCCGCGCCCCCTGGACGCGCAGCTCGCCGACGTCCGCGCGAGCGCCGAGCGCTTCCAGCGGACCGGGGCGGCGCCCGCCGACTGGTCGCGGACCGTGGAGCTGCGCAACGGGGTCACCGACTCGGCGTCCCGGGTCCCGTTCCGGCGCTGGGTCGAGGTCGAGCTGCACCACGTGGACCTCGGCGTCGGCTACGAGCTGGAGGACCTGCCGGCGGAGTTCACCGAGCGGGAGATCGACTTCCTCGCCGACCGTTTCACCGGGCACCCCGACGTGCCGCCGACCCGGCTGACGGACGGCACGCGCGCGTGGAGCACCGGCCGTGCGGCGGACGCGCCCGAGGTCACCGTGCGGGGCACCCCGGCGGACCTGCTGGGCTGGCTCGCCGGCCGCCGCGACGGCTCGGGGCTGACCGTGGAGGGCGGGCCGCTGCCGTCCCTGCCGCCGCTGTAG
- a CDS encoding MBL fold metallo-hydrolase yields MTYSGQVTVGGPADVHELKDLMITKIAVGPMDNNAYLLRCRATDEQLLIDAAHEAPTLLGMIGDDGIASVVTTHRHADHWQALAEVVAATGARTYAGREDAEGIPVPTDVPVDDGDVIRVGRVELTARHLVGHTPGSIVLVYDDPHGHPHVFTGDCLFPGGVGNTRKDPEAFASLMHDVETKIFDVLPDETWVYPGHGNDTTLGAERPHLPEWRARGW; encoded by the coding sequence ATGACGTACAGCGGACAGGTGACGGTCGGCGGCCCGGCGGACGTGCACGAGCTCAAGGACCTGATGATCACCAAGATCGCGGTCGGCCCGATGGACAACAACGCCTATCTGCTGCGCTGCCGGGCCACCGACGAACAGCTGCTGATCGACGCGGCCCACGAGGCCCCCACGCTGCTCGGCATGATCGGTGACGACGGCATCGCGTCCGTCGTCACCACGCACCGGCACGCCGACCACTGGCAGGCGCTCGCCGAGGTCGTCGCGGCCACCGGCGCCCGGACGTACGCCGGCCGCGAGGACGCCGAGGGCATCCCTGTGCCGACCGACGTGCCGGTCGACGACGGCGACGTCATCCGCGTGGGGCGCGTGGAACTCACCGCGCGCCATCTGGTCGGCCACACGCCCGGGTCGATCGTCCTCGTCTACGACGATCCGCACGGCCACCCCCATGTGTTCACCGGGGACTGCCTCTTCCCCGGCGGTGTGGGCAACACCCGCAAGGATCCCGAGGCGTTCGCCAGCCTGATGCACGACGTGGAGACCAAGATCTTCGACGTCCTGCCCGACGAGACCTGGGTCTACCCGGGGCACGGCAACGACACCACCCTGGGCGCGGAGCGTCCGCATCTGCCGGAGTGGCGCGCGCGGGGGTGGTGA
- a CDS encoding ABC transporter substrate-binding protein, which yields MRSVLRAPRRAVAAVTVALFAAAVGCAPQPEENAAAEPSGAAGESCAEGGLATKTAGKLTIATDEPAYEPWFQDDDPANGKGFESAVAYAVAGRLGYGKSAVVWQRVPFNKAFAPGEKTFDFDINQVSVSDERKKAVDFSSGYYDVRQAVIALKGSKAAKAKSVADLKGVRLGAQVGTTSLDYINDVVRPEREPAVYAKNDQAKSALKNGQVDAIVTDLPTAFYITAAEVTEAEIVGQFENQGSTQEQFGLVLDKGSALTACVTDAVDALRADGTLAKLEQRWLSDAVDAPVLK from the coding sequence ATGCGATCTGTCCTCCGCGCGCCGCGCCGCGCCGTCGCCGCCGTCACCGTAGCCCTGTTCGCCGCCGCCGTCGGCTGCGCACCGCAGCCGGAGGAGAACGCGGCCGCCGAGCCGTCCGGGGCGGCCGGGGAGAGCTGCGCCGAGGGCGGGCTGGCCACCAAGACCGCCGGGAAGCTGACGATCGCCACCGACGAGCCCGCGTACGAGCCGTGGTTCCAGGACGACGACCCGGCCAACGGGAAGGGCTTCGAGTCCGCGGTGGCCTACGCCGTCGCCGGGCGGCTCGGCTACGGCAAGAGCGCCGTGGTCTGGCAGCGGGTGCCCTTCAACAAGGCGTTCGCACCCGGCGAGAAGACCTTCGACTTCGACATCAACCAGGTCTCCGTCAGCGACGAGCGCAAGAAGGCCGTGGACTTCTCGTCCGGCTACTACGACGTGCGCCAGGCCGTCATCGCGCTGAAGGGCTCGAAGGCCGCGAAGGCGAAGAGCGTCGCCGACCTCAAGGGCGTCAGGCTGGGCGCCCAGGTCGGCACCACCAGCCTCGACTACATCAACGACGTGGTGCGGCCCGAGCGGGAGCCCGCCGTCTACGCCAAGAACGACCAGGCGAAGTCCGCCCTGAAGAACGGTCAGGTCGACGCCATCGTGACCGACCTGCCCACCGCCTTCTACATCACGGCCGCCGAGGTGACCGAGGCCGAGATCGTCGGCCAGTTCGAGAACCAGGGCTCCACACAGGAGCAGTTCGGGCTCGTCCTGGACAAGGGCAGCGCGCTCACCGCGTGCGTCACCGACGCCGTGGACGCCCTCCGCGCGGACGGCACCCTGGCGAAGCTGGAGCAGCGGTGGCTCTCCGACGCCGTCGACGCCCCGGTGCTGAAGTGA
- a CDS encoding amino acid ABC transporter permease, with translation MTVTKDAEDTRDPYVPSARRLERERYKRARARRATAIAAVSTLVTGAVLYLVVVSAPGWPRTRETFFDGEYAREALPKVLEGLWLNVRLLLVCGAAVLVLGMLIAVARTLRGPVFFPLRALAAAYTDFFRGLPLIINLMIVVLGVPALRLQGVTVDPVLLGGTALTLTYSAYVAEVFRAGIESVHPSQRAAARSLGLTNRQALRHVVLPQAVRRQVPPLLNDLVSLQKDTGLVSIGGAVDAVRAADIIVGRSLNYTPYIVAGLVFVALTIPMTRLTDWVTARMDRRRAQGGIT, from the coding sequence GTGACCGTCACGAAGGACGCCGAGGACACGCGCGACCCGTACGTCCCCTCGGCGCGGCGGCTGGAGCGCGAGCGGTACAAGCGGGCCCGCGCGCGCCGCGCCACCGCGATCGCGGCCGTGTCGACGCTGGTCACCGGCGCGGTGCTGTACCTGGTCGTGGTCAGCGCGCCCGGCTGGCCGCGCACCAGGGAGACGTTCTTCGACGGGGAGTACGCGCGCGAGGCGCTCCCGAAGGTGCTGGAAGGGCTGTGGCTCAACGTCCGGCTGTTGCTGGTGTGCGGGGCCGCCGTGCTGGTCCTCGGCATGCTCATCGCCGTCGCGCGGACCCTGCGCGGCCCGGTCTTCTTCCCGCTGCGCGCGCTGGCCGCCGCGTACACGGACTTCTTCCGCGGACTGCCGCTGATCATCAACCTGATGATCGTGGTCCTGGGCGTCCCGGCGCTGCGGCTGCAGGGCGTGACGGTCGATCCGGTGCTGCTGGGCGGTACGGCGCTGACGCTGACGTACTCGGCGTACGTCGCGGAGGTGTTCCGCGCGGGGATCGAGTCCGTGCACCCCTCCCAGCGCGCCGCGGCCCGCTCGCTGGGCCTGACCAACCGGCAGGCGCTGCGGCACGTGGTGCTGCCGCAGGCGGTGCGCCGGCAGGTGCCGCCGCTGCTGAACGACCTGGTGTCGCTCCAGAAGGACACCGGCCTGGTGTCGATCGGCGGCGCGGTGGACGCCGTGCGGGCCGCGGACATCATCGTGGGCCGCAGCCTCAACTACACGCCGTACATCGTCGCCGGGCTGGTCTTCGTGGCGCTGACCATTCCGATGACCCGGCTCACGGACTGGGTGACGGCCCGGATGGACCGCCGGCGGGCCCAGGGAGGAATCACATGA
- a CDS encoding amino acid ABC transporter ATP-binding protein, whose protein sequence is MSDAPAAAPVLRMESVRKTFGGSVVLRDVGLEVAPHTVTALIGASGSGKSTLLRCANLLEEIDDGAIWLDGEEITDPRVDQDAVRRRIGVVFQAYNLFPHMTVLENITLAPRRVHGLPRAEAEERAVRLLERLGLGDKARAYPDRLSGGQQQRVAIVRALAVQPRLLLLDEITAALDPELVGEVLAVVRDLKDDGMTMVLATHEMGFAREVADQVCFLDGGVVLERGTPEQVFGDPRQERTRSFLRRVVEAGRL, encoded by the coding sequence ATGAGCGACGCCCCCGCCGCCGCCCCGGTGCTGCGGATGGAGTCCGTCCGCAAGACCTTCGGCGGTTCCGTCGTACTGCGCGACGTCGGCCTGGAGGTCGCGCCGCACACGGTGACCGCGCTGATCGGCGCCTCCGGCTCGGGGAAGTCGACCCTGCTGAGGTGCGCCAACCTGCTGGAGGAGATCGACGACGGGGCGATCTGGCTGGACGGCGAGGAGATCACCGACCCGCGCGTGGACCAGGACGCGGTGCGGCGCCGGATCGGCGTGGTCTTCCAGGCGTACAACCTGTTCCCCCACATGACGGTGCTGGAGAACATCACCCTCGCCCCGCGCCGGGTGCACGGCCTGCCCCGCGCGGAGGCCGAGGAACGGGCCGTACGGCTGCTGGAGCGGCTGGGACTGGGCGACAAGGCCCGCGCCTACCCGGACCGGCTCAGCGGCGGCCAGCAGCAGCGCGTGGCCATCGTCCGCGCGCTCGCCGTACAGCCCCGGCTGCTGCTGCTCGACGAGATCACCGCGGCGCTCGACCCCGAGCTGGTCGGCGAGGTCCTCGCCGTCGTCCGCGACCTCAAGGACGACGGCATGACCATGGTGCTGGCGACGCACGAGATGGGGTTCGCGCGAGAAGTCGCCGACCAGGTCTGTTTTCTGGACGGAGGGGTGGTGCTGGAGCGCGGCACCCCCGAGCAGGTCTTCGGAGACCCGCGGCAGGAGCGCACCCGGAGTTTCCTGCGGCGCGTCGTGGAGGCCGGGCGCCTGTAG
- the aroQ gene encoding type II 3-dehydroquinate dehydratase, whose amino-acid sequence MPRTLANAPIMILNGPNLNLLGQRQPEIYGSQTLADVEALCAKAAAAHGGTVDLRQSNHEGRLVDWIHEARENHCGIVINPGAYTHTSVALLDALNACDGMPVVEVHISNIHQRESFRHHSYVSLRADGVIAGCGVQGYVFGVERVAALLGTARAEA is encoded by the coding sequence GTGCCCCGCACCCTGGCCAACGCGCCGATCATGATTCTCAACGGCCCGAACCTGAACCTCCTCGGACAGCGCCAGCCGGAGATCTACGGCTCCCAGACGCTCGCCGACGTCGAGGCGCTGTGCGCCAAGGCGGCGGCCGCGCACGGCGGCACGGTGGACCTGCGCCAGTCGAACCACGAGGGCCGGCTGGTCGACTGGATCCACGAGGCGCGCGAGAACCACTGCGGGATCGTCATCAACCCCGGCGCCTACACGCACACCTCCGTCGCGCTGCTGGACGCGCTGAACGCCTGCGACGGCATGCCGGTGGTGGAGGTCCACATCTCCAACATCCACCAGCGGGAGTCGTTCCGGCACCACTCCTACGTCTCCCTGCGCGCCGACGGCGTCATCGCCGGATGCGGCGTCCAGGGGTACGTCTTCGGCGTGGAGCGCGTCGCCGCCCTGCTGGGAACCGCGCGCGCGGAGGCGTAG
- a CDS encoding S66 peptidase family protein has translation MITPVYPPKPSPGDRIAVISPSSGLPGLFPLPHELGLERLRTEYGLEPVEYPATRKTGSTPRERADDIHAAFADPDVKAVIASIGGDDQITVLPYLDRELIRASPKPFFGSSDNTNLLAYLRNSGIVGYHGACVMVELGRPGAMDPRTADSLRAALFTSGPYELRPAERWNDVDRDWADPATFDTPPRTRPSDGWTWVNADRVVEGRGWGGNLEILGWLLMADREIARDPAEYAGDVLFLETSEELPSAAEVFRTLRNMGERGLLRQFSALLMARAKTWSFTHPNSPAKAARYAADQREAVLRAMRTYAPDTPIVFDVECGHTDPQVVLPYGGTIRVDGPARRITVTY, from the coding sequence ATGATCACACCCGTGTACCCGCCCAAACCGTCCCCCGGCGACCGGATAGCCGTCATCTCGCCGTCCAGCGGGCTGCCCGGTCTCTTTCCGCTCCCCCACGAGCTGGGGCTGGAGCGGCTGCGCACCGAGTACGGGCTGGAGCCGGTGGAGTACCCGGCGACCCGGAAGACGGGCTCGACGCCGCGGGAGCGGGCCGACGACATCCACGCGGCCTTCGCCGACCCGGACGTCAAGGCGGTGATCGCCTCCATCGGCGGCGACGACCAGATCACCGTGCTGCCGTACCTGGACCGGGAGTTGATCCGGGCCAGCCCGAAGCCGTTCTTCGGGTCGAGCGACAACACCAATCTGCTGGCCTACCTGCGGAACAGCGGCATCGTCGGCTACCACGGCGCGTGCGTGATGGTCGAGCTGGGCCGGCCCGGCGCGATGGATCCGCGCACGGCCGACTCGCTGCGGGCGGCGCTGTTCACGTCCGGGCCGTACGAACTGCGCCCCGCGGAGCGCTGGAACGACGTCGACCGCGACTGGGCGGACCCGGCGACCTTCGACACGCCGCCGCGCACCCGGCCCTCCGACGGCTGGACCTGGGTGAACGCCGACCGCGTCGTCGAGGGCCGCGGCTGGGGCGGCAACCTGGAGATCCTCGGCTGGCTGCTGATGGCCGACCGCGAGATCGCCCGCGACCCGGCGGAGTACGCCGGCGACGTGCTGTTCCTGGAGACCTCCGAGGAACTGCCCAGCGCCGCGGAGGTGTTCCGCACCCTGCGCAACATGGGCGAGCGCGGGCTGCTGCGGCAGTTCTCCGCCCTGCTGATGGCCCGCGCGAAGACCTGGTCCTTCACCCACCCCAACAGCCCCGCGAAGGCGGCCCGTTATGCCGCCGACCAGCGCGAGGCCGTCCTGCGCGCCATGCGCACGTATGCCCCCGACACCCCGATCGTCTTCGACGTGGAGTGCGGCCACACCGACCCCCAGGTGGTGCTCCCCTACGGCGGCACCATCCGTGTCGACGGCCCGGCCCGGCGCATTACGGTCACGTACTGA
- a CDS encoding MFS transporter, whose product MHDVRTVRAPSMLRLAMAALAGTAIEFYDFFVYGTAAALVLGPLFFPTVSPLAGTLAAFATFGVGFVARPLGSVLFGHIGDRHGRRPVLVVSLLLTGASTVAVGCLPTYDVIGVAAPLLLVTLRFLQGLGLGGEWGGAVLLTVEHAPPERRALWSSFPQVGPSVGFLLANGSMLTLSATLSEAQFAQWGWRVPFWAAGVLAAAGLWLRSSLAESPRFLEIEEPARVPLAEVVRDHWRLVLLTAGALAVGYAVFYAVTTWSLAYATERLGVSRSVMLTCVLAAVVVKGALTPAAAVLGDRYGRRPMCLAGCAAAAVWMFPLVGLLATGEPLLMFAGFLGAMLAFITMFAVVAAYLPELYEPRVRCTGAAVGYNLGGVVGGALTPIAATALAEQGGRVPWGVGAYLTGIALLSLGCFALLPETRPVPGAVAKPAPVMD is encoded by the coding sequence ATGCACGACGTACGCACCGTAAGGGCGCCCTCCATGCTGCGGCTCGCGATGGCCGCCCTGGCCGGCACCGCCATCGAGTTCTACGACTTCTTCGTCTACGGGACAGCGGCGGCGCTGGTCCTGGGACCGCTGTTCTTCCCGACCGTCTCGCCGCTGGCGGGCACCCTGGCCGCGTTCGCGACGTTCGGCGTGGGATTCGTGGCCCGGCCCCTGGGGTCGGTGCTGTTCGGGCACATCGGGGACCGGCACGGCCGCCGGCCGGTCCTCGTCGTCTCGCTGCTGCTGACGGGCGCCTCGACGGTCGCGGTCGGCTGCCTGCCGACGTACGACGTGATCGGGGTCGCCGCTCCCCTGCTGCTGGTCACCCTGCGCTTCCTCCAGGGGCTGGGGCTCGGCGGGGAGTGGGGCGGGGCCGTGCTGCTGACCGTCGAGCACGCGCCGCCCGAGCGGCGCGCCCTGTGGTCGAGCTTCCCGCAGGTGGGTCCGTCGGTGGGCTTCCTGCTCGCCAACGGCTCGATGCTGACGCTGTCGGCGACCCTGTCCGAGGCGCAGTTCGCCCAGTGGGGGTGGCGGGTGCCGTTCTGGGCGGCCGGGGTGCTCGCCGCGGCGGGCCTGTGGCTGCGCTCGTCGCTGGCCGAGAGCCCTCGCTTCCTGGAGATCGAGGAACCCGCGCGGGTACCGCTCGCCGAGGTGGTGCGCGACCACTGGCGGCTGGTGCTGCTGACCGCGGGCGCGCTGGCCGTCGGCTACGCGGTCTTCTACGCCGTGACCACCTGGTCGCTGGCCTACGCCACGGAGCGGCTGGGGGTGAGCCGGAGCGTCATGCTGACCTGCGTCCTGGCCGCGGTGGTGGTGAAGGGCGCGCTCACCCCGGCGGCGGCCGTGCTCGGCGACCGGTACGGGCGGCGGCCGATGTGCCTGGCCGGCTGCGCGGCCGCCGCGGTGTGGATGTTCCCGCTGGTCGGGCTGCTGGCGACCGGGGAGCCGCTGCTGATGTTCGCCGGGTTCCTCGGGGCGATGCTCGCGTTCATCACGATGTTCGCGGTGGTCGCCGCCTATCTGCCCGAGCTGTACGAGCCGCGGGTGCGCTGCACCGGCGCCGCCGTCGGTTACAACCTCGGTGGGGTGGTCGGGGGCGCGCTCACCCCGATCGCGGCGACCGCGCTGGCCGAGCAGGGCGGCCGGGTGCCGTGGGGCGTGGGGGCGTATCTGACCGGGATCGCCCTGCTCAGCCTGGGCTGCTTCGCGCTGCTGCCGGAGACCCGGCCCGTGCCGGGCGCGGTGGCGAAGCCGGCGCCGGTCATGGATTGA